A single window of Salvia splendens isolate huo1 chromosome 6, SspV2, whole genome shotgun sequence DNA harbors:
- the LOC121808913 gene encoding protein FAR1-RELATED SEQUENCE 5-like encodes MDETISQGIIPEIGMEFETEVEAYDVYMKYAKATCFGTRKKTVHKDPITALLYDETIETFEWLFGAFEDAMMGKRPKTILTDQDQAMSAALASKWLSTYHRLCVWHIFQNAAIHLSSVFSSFKNTFAADFSRCLYDFEEESEFLDAWNKMLEKFNLKDNQWLARMFSLMEKWALVYGRSTFYADIITTQRSECMNAVVKHYVNYKNNIVEVFRHFQRLIDDRREKESIEDFKNAQSSPVMTFPLEILKHAAIVYTHKMFALFSEELRKAFESKIESKNQLGS; translated from the exons ATGGATGAGACCATATCACAAGGCATTATTCCTGAGATAGGAATGGAGTTCGAAACAGAAGTTGAAGCATATGATGTCTATATGAAATATGCTAAGGCAACATGTTTCGGAACACGAAAAAAGACTGTTCATAAAGATCCAATTACAG CTTTATTGTACGATGAAACAATTGAAACCTTTGAGTGGTTGTTTGGTGCATTTGAAGATGCCATGATGGGAAAGAGACCAAAAACCATCTTAACAGATCAAGATCAAGCAATGAGTGCCGCTTTAGCTTCCAAGTGGCTATCAACTTACCATCGCTTATGTGTTTGGCATATTTTTCAGAATGCAGCCATTCATCTTTCTAGTGTTTTTTCGAGCTTCAAGAACACATTTGCAGCCGATTTTAGTCGTTGTTTGTACGACTTTGAAGAAGAATCAGAATTTCTTGATGCATGGAACAAAATGTTAGAGAAATTCAACTTGAAAGATAATCAGTGGTTGGCAAGAATGTTTTCTCTAATGGAAAAATGGGCATTGGTCTATGGAAGAAGCACATTTTATGCAGACATCATAACAACTCAACGAAGTGAGTGCATGAATGCAGTTGTGAAGCATTATGTAAATTACAAAAACAACATAGTTGAGGTGTTCCGTCATTTTCAAAGGTTGATAGATGATCGTCGGGAGAAGGAATCTATAGAAGATTTCAAAAATGCTCAAAGTTCTCCTGTTATGACATTTCCattagaaattttaaagcatgctgCTATAGTATATACACATAAGATGTTTGCATTGTTCAGTGAAGAGTTGAGGAAGGCATTTGAAAGCAAGATCGAGAGTAAGAATCAACTTGGAAGTTGA